Proteins from a single region of Scatophagus argus isolate fScaArg1 chromosome 23, fScaArg1.pri, whole genome shotgun sequence:
- the kiaa0232 gene encoding uncharacterized protein KIAA0232 homolog has product MRPVSTDSDGPAPPENLSCPYPLVGPLPVSEMSLLQSLGPVQSWLGQELEKCGIDAMIYTRYVLSLLLHDSYDYDLQDQENDIFLGWEKGTGKKWGKSKKKGGTDLSLEEMKKQAAVQCLRSASDENSGIESLVEELCSKLKDIQNKQKEEKQIQKKSDGSQSPERAESPSSKDQVEMYYEAFPPLSEKPVCLQEIMTVWNKAKACAYSSSSSSAAPQTSTDTSSPKDCNSEGEAAKERNLEACGTIATVTNERGQQRRSKKEKENRYHGCAAAEEKSVIHSKRQIRHRSEGKYRPRSWSSGSSEAGSSSSGNQADSKSSRSKAVRIRHKSREAAKNKRTRNSGQVKVIDKEERRNAGGSSSSTTGGAAKQQQLYKKGKKSLKEIRKDPGWKEGKETAVEASNKKEYMEEPLWYTEPITEYFVPFSSRQSKLETKYRNKVDSVDGFALSTDMDRLPERIQGICIANESYQRAYLAAGSFVDGHFVEGPGEAEDEAAELTGTSSCPQPEDSRDLDDKHLCEFTHFYEVDIYQSILDTSASDSIQESRILSMIRQKSKEQRDIEGECCLVLDGLEQQGKSAIRADSQEASGSVEFLMEDLENIAQVWGCYSPSTSEDIEGESFIGDSPIRLSPLLDSVSFTLSRLSGNPEEPPVPEATSEPSGLNSSCFSLFELQYDSPTFPFPCDSLTVGHENNTDSSSCLDPHSNKQSRLLIWTKNSAFDETEHCSNLSTRTCSPWSHSEETRSDNEQGNVPTEDPAQIGNEELDCMIPPLSGTYLEDEILDFLQENSGRKCEEVSVSSASSQTFTKKSKLESICGIALEEDESKQYTTGMFSDNTNQHSDDYSSGIIKDIWTAIGDDKSVISRQGTEKTSEGLFSDESSGYCCSCLEVQAKGVPIQGPQKKAVQRSEYHLWEGKKEEQDLAKNKLSNVDGAGDYMTPSKPWDLSSDKDSTSFILGGVYGELKTLSGDKNWAVVPPGDTQDSLLQCAAAAASASSSDMLTITGTDVFMNTGSCFAPGHRPLWRPLVSFGQSDQAIRGSGDGLNKGFSFIFHEDLLGSYGGLHGEEQGLEYPFASFSLNNPFSQVLHVECSFEPEDMASFSPGFKPKSILCSDSENEAFHSRIYGINRTQYRAIRISPRTHFRPISASELSPGGVSDSEAETDKDEMSFPALAPVDVFDDPQADLKPLEEDAECEGPYYGKSELESGKFLPRLKKSGMEKSAQTSLDSQEGTSTLLPITEQEICLDCKTAASASTAGGETVISVGKIQKEESSGEKQSCLCAPAGHIPKYGIAYDFVGDVPEFPLLNVSGQGGTGNQQDECWWQNTLCSPLFPGSQCTGSSNI; this is encoded by the exons ATGCGTCCAGTGAGCACCGATTCGGACGGTCCTGCTCCTCCTGAAAACCTCTCTTGCCCCTACCCCCTTGTGGGCCCCCTTCCTGTCTCAGAGATGTCCCTGCTCCAGTCGCTGGGTCCAGTACAAAGCTGGCTTGGTCAGGAGCTGGAGAAGTGCGGGATTGATGCCATGATTTACACCCGCTATGTCCTCAGCCTTCTCCTGCATGACAGTTATGACTACGACTTGCAGGACCAG gaaaatgacatcTTCTTGGGCTGGGAGAAGGGAACTGGGAAGAAATGGGGCAAGAGTAAGAAGAAAGGTGGGACTGACCTGAGTCTTGAGGAAATGAAGAAGCAGGCTGCTGTTCAATGCCTCCGCTCTGCATCTGATGAA AACTCTGGAATTGAGAGCCTGGTTGAAGAGCTTTGCTCTAAACTAAAGgacatccaaaacaaacagaaag aagaaaaacagattcaaaaGAAATCTGATGGCTCTCAGTCTCCAGAGCGAGCTGAGTCCCCCTCTTCAAAGGACCAGGTGGAAAT GTATTATGAAGCCTTTCCTCCTTTGTCAGAAAAACCTGTTTGTCTCCAAGAGATCATGACGGTGTGGAACAAGGCTAAGGCCTGTGCATACTCAAGTTCATCATCCTCTGCAGCCCCACAGACCAGTACAGACACATCTTCCCCAAAAGATTGCAACAGTGAAGGCGAGGCTGCAAAGGAGCGAAATCTTGAGGCATGCGGTACCATTGCTACTGTGACCAATGAGAGAGGCCAGCAACGACGAAgcaagaaggagaaagaaaaccGATACCATggttgtgcagcagcagaggagaagtcTGTTATCCACTCCAAGAGACAGATAAGACACAGATCTGAGGGCAAATACAGACCCAGATCCTGGTCTTCTGGCTCAAGTGAGGCAGGCTCAAGCTCAAGTGGGAACCAGGCTGACTCTAAGTCATCCAGAAGCAAGGCAGTTAGAATCAGGCACAAATCCAGGGAGGCTGCAAAGAATAAGAGAACACGCAACAGTGGGCAGGTGAAGGTAATCGACAAAGAGGAGCGGAGAAACGCAGGAGGGAGCAGTAGCAGCACAACTGGAGGTGCtgccaaacaacaacagctttaCAAAAAGGGGAAGAAATCGCTGAAGGAGATTCGTAAAGATCCAGgctggaaggaaggaaaagagaccGCAGTTGAGGCCAGTAACAAAAAGGAGTATATGGAGGAGCCACTTTGGTACACTGAGCCCATCACAGAATATTTTGTACCTTTCAGCAGCAGACAAAGTAAGCTGGAAACAAAATATCGAAATAAAGTAGACTCTGTGGATGGCTTTGCTTTGTCAACTGACATGGATAGGCTACCAGAGAGAATCCAGGGAATCTGCATTGCCAATGAGAGCTACCAGAGAGCATACTTAGCAGCGGGCTCATTTGTGGATGGGCACTTTGTAGAAGGGCCAGGCGAGGCAGAGGATGAAGCTGCTGAACTCACTGGGACCTCAAGCTGCCCTCAGCCAGAGGATAGTAGAGATTTAGATGACAAGCATCTGTGTGAATTCACTCACTTCTATGAAGTAGATATATATCAATCCATACTGGATACTAGTGCCTCAGACTCTATACAAGAGAGTCGGATCTTAAGCATGATTcgacaaaaaagcaaagagcaaagagacATTGAGGGAGAATGTTGTTTAGTGTTAGATGGCCTTGAGCAGCAAGGGAAAAGTGCAATACGGGCAGACTCACAGGAAGCTTCGGGATCTGTTGAATTCTTAATGGAGGATCTTGAAAACATTGCTCAAGTGTGGGGATGTTATTCACCATCTACTTCAGAAGATATAGAAGGAGAAAGCTTCATAGGAGACTCTCCCATTCGGCTCTCACCCCTTCTTGATAGTGTTTCATTCACACTGAGCAGACTATCTGGAAATCCGGAAGAGCCACCTGTTCCTGAAGCCACCAGTGAACCATCTGGTTTGAACTCATCCTGCTTCTCTCTTTTTGAGCTGCAGTATGACAGCCccacttttccttttccctgcGACTCACTCACCGTTGgtcatgaaaacaacacagattcTAGTAGCTGTCTCGACCCACATTCTAACAAACAGTCTCGTTTGCTAATATGGACCAAAAATAGTGCCTTTGATGAAACTGAACACTGTTCTAACCTTTCAACACGAACTTGCAGTCCGTGGTCACATTCAGAGGAGACTCGTTCAGACAATGAGCAAGGAAATGTTCCGACAGAGGATCCTGCTCAAATTGGCAATGAAGAGCTTGATTGTATGatccctcctctctctggtACATATTTGGAAGATGAAATCTTGGATTTTTTGCAAGAAAACTCTGGCCGAAAATGTGAGGAGGTCAGTGTTAGTTCAGCGTCCAGTCAGACCTTCACCAAAAAATCGAAATTGGAGTCCATTTGTGGTATAGCATTAGAAGAGGATGAGAGTAAACAGTACACCACTGGCATGTTTTCAGACAACACGAACCAACACAGTGATGACTACAGCTCAGGGATAATAAAGGACATTTGGACTGCGATAGGAGATGACAAATCTGTAATTTCTAGGCaaggaacagaaaaaacaagtgAGGGGCTATTCTCAGATGAGTCAAGTGGTTACTGCTGCAGTTGTCTGGAGGTGCAGGCAAAGGGAGTTCCAATTCAGGGACCTCAGAAGAAAGCAGTGCAGCGATCAGAGTATCACCTTTGGGAAGGCAAGAAAGAAGAACAGGACTTAGCCAAAAACAAACTCTCCAACGTAGATGGTGCTGGGGATTACATGACTCCGTCCAAGCCCTGGGACCTGAGCTCTGACAAAGACAGTACATCGTTCATCCTAGGAGGGGTGTATGGAGAGTTGAAGACACTAAGTGGTGATAAAAACTGGGCTGTCGTGCCACCAGGTGACACTCAAGATAGCCTGCtacagtgtgctgctgcagccgcATCTGCTTCTAGCTCAGACATGCTTACTATCACTGGCACAGATGTGTTCATGAACACTGGCAGCTGCTTTGCCCCTGGGCACAGGCCCCTGTGGAGGCCACTTGTGTCCTTTGGGCAGAGTGACCAGGCCATTAGAGGAAGCGGAGATGGATTGAATAAGggattttcttttatcttccATGAAGATTTGCTTGGATCTTACGGAGGCTTGCATGGTGAGGAGCAAGGTTTAGAATACCCGTTTGCATCCTTCAGCCTGAACAATCCCTTCTCTCAAGTCCTCCATGTTGAGTGTTCTTTTGAGCCTGAGGACATGGCTTCGTTCAGTCCAGGGTTCAAGCCGAAATCTATTCTATGCTCGGACTCTGAGAATGAAGCCTTCCACTCACGAATATATGGCATCAACCGGACACAGTACAGGGCCATTCGCATTTCCCCCAGGACTCATTTCCGACCAATATCAGCCTCTGAGTTGTCTCCGGGTGGAGTGAGTGATTCAGAGGCTGAGACTGACAAAGACGAGATGAGTTTTCCTGCCCTGGCACCGGTGGACGTCTTTGATGATCCTCAGGCGGATCTCAAACCTCTGGAGGAGGATGCAGAATGTGAGGGCCCTTATTATGGGAAGTCAGAACTGGAATCTGGTAAATTTTTACCCAGATTAAAGAAGTCTGGCATGGAGAAGAGTGCCCAGACCTCACTGGATTCGCAGGAGGGCACCAGTACCCTCCTGCCAATCACTGAGCAAGAGATTTGCTTAGACTGCAAAACGGCAGCATCTGCATCAACTGCAGGTGGAGAAACCGTCATCTCAGTAGGCAAGATTCAAAAGGAGGAATCTTCAGGTGAAAAACAGTCCTGCTTATGTGCACCAGCAGGTCATATTCCCAAGTATGGGATTGCTTATGACTTTGTTGGAGATGTACCAGAG TTCCCTCTGTTAAATGTAAGTGGACAGGGAGGAACTGGCAACCAGCAAGATGAGTGCTGGTGGCAGAACACACTCTGTTCCCCCCTTTTCCCTGGATCTCAATGTACAG gGAGCAGCAACATTTGA
- the LOC124054985 gene encoding protein S100-P-like translates to MTQLETAMAILMKTFDTYAAGEGSKDTLSKAEVKTLLEKELPGLLKAAKNPDEVDKLLKGLDFNGDSEVDFSEFVVMVAALTCACHDRCPKK, encoded by the exons ATGACCCAGCTAGAGACGGCCATGGCCATCCTGATGAAGACATTTGATACGTATGCTGCTGGGGAAGGCAGCAAGGACACCCTGAGCAAAGCCGAGGTCAAGACTTTGCTTGAGAAAGAGCTACCTGGATTGCTTAAG gcaGCGAAGAACCCTGATGAGGTGGACAAGCTGCTGAAAGGTCTGGATTTTAACGGGGACTCCGAGGTCGACTTCAGTGAATTCGTGGTGATGGTGGCAGCTCTCACCTGTGCTTGCCATGACCGCTGTCCCAAGAAGTGA
- the LOC124054983 gene encoding uncharacterized protein LOC124054983 isoform X2 has translation MKLLLSSLLLASLCALSSWSVSSGTTAVIQSPDVSVVEGGTVNISCCWTLTFQQMTVNWIKNQTSIKSDNLKKDSIGSKCSYLIFTAIKRKDSGKYTCKVNVEIPSLQVSEGNGTVLTVVTGNNTTDNKTENNSSSPQWLTASLAVVAPVLLVALACLCILRRREAQAVRVIYESPQTDSEVAETDKHSTSSSRGSTQWCQVSVYESFDYFERVQTKESG, from the exons ATGAAGCTTCTACTCAGCAGTCTGTTACTTGCCTCTCTCTGTGCCCTCTCATCTTGGA GTGTCTCATCGGGCACAACTGCAGTGATCCAGTCCCCCGATGTCTCTGTCGTGGAGGGAGGGACAGTAAacatctcctgctgctggacACTGACGTTTCAACAAATGACAGTTAACTGGATTAAAAATCAAACGAGTATAAAGAGTGATAATTTGAAGAAAGACTCTATCGGATCTAAATGCTCGTACCTCATCTTTACGGCTATCAAAAGAAAAGATTCGGGGAAATACACCTGCAAGGTGAATGTGGAGATACCATCTTTGCAGGTGTCTGAAGGAAATGGTACAGTCCTCACAGTTGTGACtggaaacaacacaacagacaacaaaacagaaa ATAACAGCAGCTCTCCACAGTGGCTGACCGCTTCCCTGGCTGTAGTGGCTCCAGTTCTACTTGTCGCGCTGGCCTGTTTGTGCATTCTACGAAGGAGAGAAg CACAAGCAGTCAGGGTGATCTACGAGTCTCCCCAGACTGACTCAGAGGTGGCAGAAACGGACAAACATAGCACCAGTTCCTCTAGAGGCTCTACTCAGTGG tgtcAGGTATCAGTGTATGAATCCTTCGATTACTTTGAACGTGTGCAGACCAAAGAAAGCGGGTGA
- the LOC124054983 gene encoding uncharacterized protein LOC124054983 isoform X1, with protein MKLLLSSLLLASLCALSSWSVSSGTTAVIQSPDVSVVEGGTVNISCCWTLTFQQMTVNWIKNQTSIKSDNLKKDSIGSKCSYLIFTAIKRKDSGKYTCKVNVEIPSLQVSEGNGTVLTVVTGNNTTDNKTETDNSSSPQWLTASLAVVAPVLLVALACLCILRRREAQAVRVIYESPQTDSEVAETDKHSTSSSRGSTQWCQVSVYESFDYFERVQTKESG; from the exons ATGAAGCTTCTACTCAGCAGTCTGTTACTTGCCTCTCTCTGTGCCCTCTCATCTTGGA GTGTCTCATCGGGCACAACTGCAGTGATCCAGTCCCCCGATGTCTCTGTCGTGGAGGGAGGGACAGTAAacatctcctgctgctggacACTGACGTTTCAACAAATGACAGTTAACTGGATTAAAAATCAAACGAGTATAAAGAGTGATAATTTGAAGAAAGACTCTATCGGATCTAAATGCTCGTACCTCATCTTTACGGCTATCAAAAGAAAAGATTCGGGGAAATACACCTGCAAGGTGAATGTGGAGATACCATCTTTGCAGGTGTCTGAAGGAAATGGTACAGTCCTCACAGTTGTGACtggaaacaacacaacagacaacaaaacagaaa CAGATAACAGCAGCTCTCCACAGTGGCTGACCGCTTCCCTGGCTGTAGTGGCTCCAGTTCTACTTGTCGCGCTGGCCTGTTTGTGCATTCTACGAAGGAGAGAAg CACAAGCAGTCAGGGTGATCTACGAGTCTCCCCAGACTGACTCAGAGGTGGCAGAAACGGACAAACATAGCACCAGTTCCTCTAGAGGCTCTACTCAGTGG tgtcAGGTATCAGTGTATGAATCCTTCGATTACTTTGAACGTGTGCAGACCAAAGAAAGCGGGTGA